The following are encoded in a window of Sediminispirochaeta bajacaliforniensis DSM 16054 genomic DNA:
- a CDS encoding alanyl-tRNA editing protein, with protein MAVEKLFWSDPYLTEADATVTGIDGAKVTLDRSIFFAFSGGQESDYGTIGGFSVDDACIDGKEIIYTLETIPSFKKGDSVTIRIDWERRYKLMRLHMAAELVLVLVMKMFPGIEKIGAHISEKKSRLDFVADSVLRQTLPEIEERALALVAEDAPIISDFSDKAAARRFWRIDGFGSLPCGGTHLKRTGEIGPLRLGRKNIGKGKERIEIELSVS; from the coding sequence ATGGCCGTTGAGAAGCTTTTCTGGAGTGATCCTTACCTTACCGAGGCCGATGCGACGGTTACCGGAATCGACGGGGCGAAGGTGACCCTTGACCGAAGCATCTTTTTTGCCTTTTCTGGGGGGCAGGAGAGTGATTACGGCACGATAGGCGGATTCTCGGTTGATGATGCATGCATAGATGGAAAAGAGATTATCTATACGCTTGAGACGATCCCCTCTTTTAAAAAAGGAGATTCTGTTACCATCCGTATCGATTGGGAACGTAGATATAAGTTGATGCGTCTGCATATGGCGGCGGAGCTCGTGCTGGTACTTGTTATGAAGATGTTTCCGGGAATCGAAAAAATCGGAGCGCATATAAGTGAAAAAAAAAGCCGGCTTGACTTTGTTGCCGATAGCGTTCTCCGTCAGACGCTGCCCGAGATTGAAGAGCGGGCTTTAGCCCTTGTGGCAGAAGATGCTCCCATTATAAGTGACTTCTCAGATAAAGCAGCGGCCAGGCGCTTTTGGCGTATAGACGGCTTCGGCTCTCTTCCCTGCGGCGGAACCCATCTTAAACGGACAGGAGAAATCGGCCCGTTACGACTCGGTCGCAAAAATATCGGCAAGGGTAAGGAACGAATCGAAATCGAGCTTTCTGTTTCATAG
- a CDS encoding ABC transporter ATP-binding protein: MIHLESVTKIFNEGTVNETTAVRNLNLTVREGDFVTVIGSNGAGKSTLLNLIAGSYAPSSGTISVNGNEVTKVPEYRRARYIGRIFQNPLLGTAGNMSLEDNMMISYRKGFKGLKISLNQKMRELFRRELKALDMGLEDRLENNVSLLSGGQRQALTLLMMVISRPSLVLLDEHTAALDPRNAAKVLELTKRFITEYGLTAIMITHNMEYAIRYGTRLLMMDGGEIIFDIDGREKSSLTVDRLVAKFHELRNHDLASDRVLLS, translated from the coding sequence ATGATCCATCTTGAGTCGGTGACGAAGATTTTCAATGAAGGAACGGTAAACGAGACGACGGCGGTCAGAAACCTCAATCTTACCGTACGGGAAGGGGATTTTGTTACCGTCATCGGATCGAATGGTGCGGGGAAATCTACCCTCCTAAACCTTATTGCCGGAAGCTATGCCCCAAGCAGTGGAACTATTTCCGTAAACGGAAATGAGGTAACAAAGGTTCCGGAGTATCGGCGGGCACGCTATATCGGCAGAATCTTCCAGAATCCCCTTTTGGGTACTGCAGGGAACATGAGCCTGGAAGATAATATGATGATCAGTTACCGTAAAGGCTTTAAGGGCTTGAAGATCAGCCTGAACCAAAAGATGCGAGAGCTTTTTCGCCGAGAGCTTAAAGCTCTTGATATGGGACTTGAAGATCGCCTGGAAAATAACGTGAGTCTTTTGTCTGGCGGGCAGCGCCAGGCCTTGACGCTGCTGATGATGGTCATCAGCAGACCCTCTTTGGTCCTGCTTGACGAGCATACCGCTGCTCTCGACCCCCGGAACGCGGCAAAGGTGCTGGAGCTTACCAAACGGTTTATTACCGAATATGGACTTACGGCCATCATGATTACTCATAATATGGAATATGCCATCCGCTATGGAACCAGACTGCTCATGATGGACGGGGGCGAGATTATTTTCGATATAGACGGTAGAGAAAAAAGCAGCCTGACCGTGGATCGCCTGGTGGCAAAATTTCACGAATTACGTAATCATGATCTTGCCAGTGATAGGGTACTTTTATCCTGA
- a CDS encoding ABC transporter permease: MIEGILHEGLIYGIVALGVFITFRILDFPDLTVDGTFPFGAAIAASSIMAGAPVPVAMLLALGGGVIAGLTTAVIHNKLKVPNLLAGILTMTMLYSVNIRVLGGKANVPLLHVTTAFSWVKKLSDRIGIGREYGVLLFLLLVVVACIVLLDLFFHTDMGLAMGAMGDNPQMVISQGVNPEVMKMIGVGLSNGLVGVAGGLSAQFQGFADVNLGQGIVVSGLASVMIGEFLISSNKIGPLLIRVVLGAVVFKGLMYLGRYYGYYINLTPNDLKLITGLLVILSLFLSQLKHKKRRRGSV, translated from the coding sequence GTGATTGAAGGTATATTACACGAGGGCCTGATCTACGGTATCGTCGCCTTGGGGGTGTTCATCACTTTTCGAATTCTTGATTTTCCGGATCTCACCGTCGACGGAACCTTCCCCTTCGGGGCAGCAATCGCCGCCTCTTCGATTATGGCGGGAGCTCCGGTTCCCGTCGCTATGCTCCTGGCTCTCGGCGGAGGAGTGATTGCTGGGCTCACAACGGCCGTCATCCATAACAAACTGAAGGTTCCCAATTTACTTGCCGGAATTCTGACGATGACGATGCTTTATTCGGTTAATATCAGGGTTCTCGGTGGAAAGGCAAATGTGCCGCTTCTCCACGTTACCACAGCCTTTTCCTGGGTAAAAAAATTGAGTGACCGCATAGGCATTGGACGGGAATATGGTGTACTTCTTTTTTTGCTCCTTGTTGTTGTGGCTTGTATTGTCCTTCTTGATCTTTTTTTTCATACGGATATGGGCCTTGCCATGGGCGCCATGGGAGATAATCCCCAAATGGTGATAAGCCAGGGGGTCAACCCCGAGGTGATGAAGATGATTGGGGTGGGTCTTTCCAACGGACTGGTTGGTGTCGCCGGTGGCCTTTCTGCCCAGTTCCAAGGCTTTGCCGATGTAAACCTTGGACAGGGCATTGTCGTCTCCGGCCTCGCGTCTGTCATGATTGGAGAGTTCCTCATCAGTTCCAATAAGATAGGTCCGTTGCTTATTCGAGTGGTGTTGGGAGCCGTTGTGTTTAAAGGACTAATGTATCTTGGACGATATTACGGCTACTACATCAATCTGACTCCAAACGATTTAAAATTGATTACCGGACTTTTGGTCATCCTTTCATTGTTCCTTTCACAGTTAAAGCATAAGAAGCGAAGGAGGGGAAGCGTATGA
- a CDS encoding ABC transporter substrate-binding protein, which produces MKKIGFAGISLLMLLSLLGGCAKETAEEVSSVPVSEKQSITIGISKIVSHPALDAIEKGIQDELAQLGYDNVVYDLQNANGDPNTAKQIAVKFKADKVDLAVGIATPTSQALVSTLSGVPIVFSGVTDPVGAGLVPSLDRGGEYITGYSDMTPVREQIEFLASIMDLKRLGHVYASGEANAVVLADMARDVCKDLGIEFVESTVTNSSEVKQATQAILGRVDAIYVSTDNTVFSALNSLAETALEKQIPVMSADPTSAETFPVLAAIGFDYYRHGRATGRLIAKILEGADPAEIPTQFMTDPEDLDQLVLNKDVADAVGITFSQGVLDRASVLVENGEIERK; this is translated from the coding sequence ATGAAAAAGATCGGTTTTGCCGGCATATCCCTGTTGATGCTGCTGTCGCTACTTGGAGGGTGTGCAAAGGAGACAGCGGAGGAGGTTTCCTCGGTTCCCGTTTCGGAAAAACAAAGCATCACCATCGGTATTTCCAAGATTGTTTCCCATCCCGCACTTGATGCCATTGAGAAGGGAATACAGGATGAGTTAGCCCAGCTGGGATACGACAATGTTGTCTATGATTTGCAGAATGCGAATGGGGATCCCAACACGGCAAAGCAGATAGCGGTTAAGTTTAAGGCCGATAAGGTTGATCTTGCGGTCGGTATTGCAACTCCGACGAGTCAGGCCTTGGTTTCGACGCTCTCCGGGGTTCCTATCGTTTTTTCCGGGGTTACCGATCCGGTGGGAGCTGGTCTTGTTCCCTCCCTCGACCGCGGTGGGGAATATATCACTGGTTATTCGGATATGACCCCTGTACGTGAACAGATTGAGTTTCTCGCCAGTATCATGGATCTGAAACGGCTTGGACACGTCTATGCCTCAGGTGAGGCAAATGCCGTGGTTCTGGCGGATATGGCTCGGGATGTTTGCAAGGATTTGGGCATCGAATTCGTCGAATCTACGGTTACCAATTCATCGGAGGTCAAACAGGCTACGCAGGCAATTCTCGGAAGGGTGGATGCTATCTATGTCAGTACCGACAATACCGTGTTCTCGGCCTTGAACTCCCTTGCAGAGACAGCCTTGGAAAAGCAGATACCGGTTATGTCGGCCGATCCCACATCGGCTGAAACCTTCCCTGTGCTTGCTGCCATCGGTTTCGACTACTATCGTCATGGCCGTGCCACGGGACGGCTTATCGCAAAGATCCTGGAAGGTGCCGATCCTGCCGAGATTCCGACCCAGTTTATGACCGATCCGGAGGATTTGGATCAGCTCGTTCTTAACAAGGATGTTGCAGATGCTGTGGGTATCACATTCTCACAGGGTGTACTGGATCGTGCCTCGGTCCTAGTAGAGAACGGCGAGATTGAACGTAAATAG
- a CDS encoding HAD family hydrolase, whose product MKTSRSFRAVLFDMDGVLVDSERYIAEAAIEMFRQGYDTEVDPKTFLPFVGTGEGNFITGVGKLYNISLTMPRDKEKTYEIYEELIQGHLHEINGARAFVQACKKAGLAVAIATSADKRKMMANLRELGFHQEDFDATVHGAEVKNNKPDPEIYLRAAQKVGIDPGDCLVVEDAVRGIEAGKAAGARCLGLTSSFDAKALLAAGADYVAADLAEALKTPPPNLFQSEGGAPTVTRT is encoded by the coding sequence ATGAAAACAAGTAGATCATTTCGAGCGGTACTTTTCGATATGGATGGAGTGCTTGTCGATTCCGAGCGGTACATTGCGGAAGCGGCAATAGAAATGTTTCGCCAAGGCTACGATACAGAGGTGGATCCCAAGACCTTTCTGCCCTTTGTCGGGACAGGAGAGGGCAATTTCATTACAGGAGTAGGGAAACTATATAATATCAGCCTCACCATGCCCCGAGATAAAGAAAAAACATATGAAATCTATGAAGAGCTCATACAGGGGCATCTACATGAGATCAACGGGGCCCGGGCCTTCGTTCAGGCCTGCAAAAAGGCCGGCCTTGCCGTTGCCATTGCTACAAGTGCCGATAAACGCAAAATGATGGCCAATCTTCGGGAGCTTGGTTTCCATCAGGAGGATTTCGATGCCACGGTGCATGGTGCGGAAGTGAAAAACAACAAACCGGATCCCGAAATTTACCTGAGAGCGGCACAAAAGGTGGGGATCGATCCAGGTGATTGCCTGGTTGTGGAAGATGCTGTCAGGGGAATAGAAGCAGGAAAGGCCGCAGGAGCACGCTGTCTCGGCCTTACCTCAAGTTTTGATGCCAAAGCCTTGTTGGCCGCCGGTGCCGATTATGTGGCGGCTGACCTTGCGGAAGCCCTAAAAACCCCTCCACCGAACCTTTTCCAATCCGAAGGAGGGGCTCCTACAGTAACCCGTACGTAG